GGACGTCAAGCCAGGCGACAATGGGCACGTCTGCCTCAAAATGGAGGGATTACATAAATCAAGATGACAAGAAGCCGCCAAGGACAGAAGAGCAAACAAAGACCAAGGCTGCATCGACAAGGGTTAACCGGTCAACTTCGAATTGGTGTGAATACATGACAGGTGATGAGGACCAGAGGCCCCATTTGCCAACAAGAGTGGGGAAGGCTGCTTCGAAATGGGACAATTACTTAACCCATGAGGAAGATGGCTTAGAACGAGTGAGTGGTAGAAAGACTGTGGATCACATAAGTGATTGGAGCAATGGTGTTTTTGAGACCACAACAAATGATCAGAAGGTAGAAGATGACATCCACCCTGATTTCATTTGAGGCTTTCCGATACTATAAACCTTCCACTTTTACATTAGACTGTTTATGCAACCGTGCAATATGTGCTCAGATGCATCAATTACTAAAGAGTCAGGCAAATGCTTGGAAAATCTTTAATTACTATGTCATTCAAATGAAaacataatgtaaaaataaatagaaaaacacATCAATAGTAATCCTAAAACTTAGATACCTTTGGTATACCCCACACTGAATCAAAAGCCTAAAAGAATTTCAACAAGTTACcgactaaaaaaaataataataaaactaggAAATTAGTCTAGGAGAAAACCCCATAAACAATGATAGTACATCCACCCTTCAAAAATGAGCTAGAAACCAGGGACCAGTAAATGTATTTACCCAGAAGAACGAGGGCACTTCATTCATTCAGTGCCAATGAACCAAGCTTATCGTTAATGTCAGATCTTGCAGCAGCTTCCTGAAGTACAGCCATTGCCTCAGCCACCTTTGTTTTCAGAGCTTCAGGAGACTCAATAAGATGGAGCACTTCTGTTTGGTCCATCTCCAGCAACATTCCAGTCACCTTTGATGCATGAACAGGCTCAACACTCTCCACAAGGGGATAAAGCTGTTCACCAAGCATCTGAATATGGAACACGATAAGTAACCCGGTCGAACTTTCACATTCAAATGACACCCAAACCTTGATCAACttatttaaaagaaagagaagaaaatattgcATACCCTCATGCGGTTGGTTGGGCTCGCAGACGCCAAAGCAGATGTAAGTGTTGAAATTGGTACTGACCCAGGTCGCGGGGTTTCTAATGGAGTCATAGGCATTCCGGAAGCATCAAAGGACATAGGCATCATTGAAAAAACAGATGGGTTGATTCCATTTCTTTCATTGTTCAGGTATCCAAGTCCCTATAAGAGTAATCCAAAAGTTGAAAATGAGAAGTCAGATATAATATCAGAGATGAACAAATAATTAACATTACTCAATAGATTACCTGAACACCAGCTTAGACTTGTAATCGCCTAATATTAATCATAGAAGTTTTCAACAAATATCATAACACTTCTAACACAGCAACAGTTTATGCTAACCAAAGCAGCGCAccattatcatcaaaataaatcaGCCAAATAGCACTGACAAGTTTTAATCTAAAACAGAAACTGCTTTTGTAGGaagtcaaatattatatatatatatataaaataaaataagaggaGAAAATAATAGGCAAATCTCCTAACATATAATTTGTTAAACTGTCATAATATGTCAACTAAGCAAGCTTCCAGCCAATTAAAGAAAAACCATTTTCACTCCTAGCCTACTAAAGTCTAAACATGAAAAGATTAAGAAAGTTTTGCATATCAAGGATCCTTGAACAAGTCttgcatttgaaaaaaaaaaaaaccctcatgTTTGTAAGTTTGATAAAATAGCCATACACAAGACAGGATTACTAGTTGGACCACTTGAATGACACAGGGAAAGGAACAATTTGAGAAAGTTTTTTATTGCACCTGTGACTGCTGCATTTGTTGGGGGTTTCCACTTCGTCTCATGCCCCCCATTCGCTGCCCTGGCTGTCCTTGCCTTGGAAGATGATATGGCATTATATAATTTGGTCCACCAGGACGCATTCCAGCATAAATTTGTTGCTGAAAACTGTATCCTGCAGGCTGGGGCATTAAACCAGGAGTACCCTGACCATAGTATAGCGGCTGAGGACCAAGCCTAGGTGCCCCAGGATGATAACCAGGAATTCCTGAAGGCAGAGGTGACACTGCACCCGGTGCTTGGATTTGAGCAAAATGTGCCTAAAAAGGAAAACCATGATAATATATGCTTCCACAGCAAggcattaataaaaaatctacttCAAGAATGACTATATCCATAATAAAGAGTCTCCAATATGACCAAAAACATGCAACCAGAAAATCACCTGCATCCAAGCCTTTCTTTCATCTTTGCGTTGGGCCACAGCCACATAGAGAGGTTTCCGCCCAATCATCTTCCCATGCATCTCATTCaactaaaaccaaaaaaaaaaaaaaaaaaaaagagagagagagagagagaaattttatacataaagaaagaaaggcaAAGGCAAAAGCATGGTCGGcataagatttgaaaatgaaCAGTAAGAAACTTACAGCTCTTGTGGCTTCCTCAGGTGAAGAAAAGGCAACAAAACCAGAGCCTTTGCTCTTCCCATTCAAATCAAGCAGGACCTGGAACAGTTATATTTAAGGGGGAAAAAACAATACTAAATATGAACCAGTATAAAAAGCAAAGTAATAAGAACAGTCAAAAGAGTTACTAAAAAGCTAGAAAGTTATACAAAACAATACCTTGCACGACCTTATAGTTCCATATTCAGAAAATAATTCCTTAAGTTTTTCATCGTTTATGCTGTCATCCAGATTTTTCAGATATAAATTAGCAGCTCTCAATTTTTCGTATCTACTGATTCTTTCCTGTTCAAATTTAGCTTTCAACTCTGCCTCCCTCTCAGATCTCTTTTGAGCTCTGCCCACATACCAAACCTTGTCACCATCAGCAGTCCCATTCAACTTCTCCACTGCAGCAGCAGCGGAATCTGCAGTCTGGAAAtttacaaaaccaaaacatCTAGACTTTCCGTTTGAGTCCTTCATAACTAGTGCACTAGTGATGGTACCATAATGGCCAAAAACTTTCTTAAGGTCCTCATCAGTTGTCATTTCAGACAAATTGTTAACATAAACATTAGTGAACTTAGGTGGAACACTTTTCTGTTCCCTCTCTTGGCGTCGAACAAAAAGACCAACATaaacttttttatcatttaacaaCATGCCATTCAACAGTTGAATCGCATTTTTCGCAGCTTCCTCATTTTCATACTGCACAAATCCATATCCCTTTGACTGACCAGTGCTGTCGACAGCGACTTTGCAAGAAAGTACATTCCCAAAGGCAGCAAAAGTGTCTTGCAATGCCTTGTTATCAATGGATACATCCAGGTTCTTAATGAAAATATTGGCATATCCACTTTTGCGGATGCTGGGATCTCGATGAGAATACATAATCCTTATAGGTTTCCCATTGATAGGAGTGAAGTTCAGAGTATCCTTGGCATTGGCAGCtgcaaattaaaattcatagaCAGGGTCAATACAGCACTtaagaaagaataagaaaacaTAACAGAGAAAAGAATTACTCAAACTCCTATGGTTAATTAATCTGGCTGTAAATACAGCATATGCAGAGCAAACATGATCCCAACTTTCCAATTAATCAATCACTAGCTACATCATGTGTGCTCAACTTATCTGTCTGTATATGAAACATAAAATCCTAAACATAATAAGATTACATAAAACCTAATGTAAATCACAACCACCAATTTCCACCAAAATTAAAGTAAACCAgcataaaaatactttttaatttcTAGTAGAATGTTAACCTTAATGGTAAAAAAAGTCCTACTAAAGTACTGGTAAGCATACAAACTTAGCCTAATTgaactgataaaaaaaaaaaaagaataaagaagtCACTAGCAGTAATCTGTCGCATGACTTAAAATCCTTCCTATTAACCCCAATAATAAACTCAGTAGTCAGCGCaccaataaatatattatgattgACACCCTTATATTGTTTAGCTACTGTATCTCAACATTCcataatgcataaaatatatttagattagatttcaatttcataactttaatttgataatcaaCACTAATTATAAATTAGCAATCtactcattaaaaaattaaaaattaaaaatcccaTACAATGACGCTAACCCCACCCAGTAAACAATACATATTTATACAGATAGAATCACCACACATTGATAAGATaacacataataataataataatagatgattctccaatttaaaaaaaaaaaaaacctaactaaCTTTTCACTTTATCCAACAACCACCAACATTGATCACACAAAATAAGTTCTCATAAGACAAACAGATTCAAAGAGATCAAATCACATCATCAGCAAACGTAAAACACGCTTCTTTCTTAACTGAATTGAATCACatcaattaaaattgatattacCGTCTTGTGGATTGGCGTAATTGACATAAGCGTAACCGAGAGAAGTTCTCTTGTTTTGATCTCGACAAACCTTAACAGAAACCAACTGAGGCACCTGGTTAAACAGATCATACAGTTGGCCCTCGTTCACATTCTCCTCCAGATCCCCTACGTACAGCGACACATTCCCGAACGCCGGTGCCGTCACCGCTGTCGTCCCTGCTGCCGTAACTCCCGCTGTCGCCATCTCTCGCTCTGTCACTCAATTAAAACAAACTgcagcaagaagaaaaattgaaactaGAAGATTGAtactcaaactaaaccaaaaacAACTGCTCTAAACACCGAGATGATTACAGAGAAAAACTAGGGTTTGGATATGTTTTGATATAAATGGAAtgtgaattttaatatttttgtaagtatttattcaaaaaaattttttgttatttttggtaattttttcctttttattttttcttttttcccctcCGAAGAGCAAAAGATGGAGGAAGGAAACAATACAAGTCGACAAGCGAGAGAATTTATAGAGCAACGAGAGAGTGATAAAAATTCTCTGGAAGCATACGTAGTCTATTATGTCGCTTCCGTAAGTCAATTTATGCCACATCAGCTTAACAGAAACTAAACTACTGGTCACTGACAGATGGAAATAtggtaatatatattagtggttagttttattaattaatgatatagtTAACGTACCGGATATTGTCTCGTCGTGAGAGTGACGTTAAACGGCGCGTTTTAAATTTGGAAGTTATCGTTTCGTGGCGAATGAGGAAGGGATTTAAAAGCGCACGTGTGGTGGACAATGAGGTGGCCATGGATGAAGTGGTGTGGGGTCCGATGTTGTCTCcctgttttatgtttttgttcttAAATGGTCGGACGAACAATACGATGGTCCAATGATAAGTCGACACATGGCACATTGATACTGTCGTCGTTGGCTGTCGCTGTGTTCTTTAGTTCTGTCGGCTAAAGATAATTAAGGAACAACTACtgagagattttaaattttatgatgataattattaaaatgttattttaaaaatatataatatatttaaactattttaaaattatcatcacTTAGGATTTATTATcaagtgaaaataaaatttttaataaaataatttaatttaaaaaataatattcaattatatcataataattatatatttaaataattaaatatattattatttatattaacaaatataaattaaatcattatgctaataaattatgtatcatattatatattaaaattttaattttttatattttatattaaacatcgtactgtatgatataatttttaaaaaataaaataataaaaaaattaattaacaaattattgttataaaatattgacacaaacacttttaaaaaattaaaattttttttatatatgtcgattcatatcaataatacatattatattatattatattatatatttattatatattttttattagtataatatattttataatatatattattttttatttatattatataagtcaTGATGGGCATTTATGGGAGAATATTTTAGAATGTTTTGTTAATACAATAAATACGGCAAAAATGGTGCAAGTAATTTTCCATCGTGGTCTCATCCTGCCCACATTTTGAAGCCTCTCATTCCCTCTCACAAAGCTCAAAGATTTTCTGCTGCTCCGTCTCTCTATCTTCTCTTTGAATCCGCCATCATTATGTCTCTTGCAAATGTCCTTAAGACTCTCTTCTTTATGCTCTGCTGCCTCATGATCGTCACTCTCGGCTACACCATTTCCATTGCTGGCCTCCCCTTTCGTAAAGACCTCCTAACTCCGTGAGTAACTTTTTCTCCTCTCTTTCCTTTGGATGATTCATGTGTAAATGGGTTCTGTTGTTTCAGGTGGATGGTTGCCACTTTGGTTGATTACTACATCAACGTTGTTCCTTTGGCGGTATCAATCTTTTCCTATCTTTTGATACTccaagtaattaatttttatttattcttaggAATGACGATATGCCCTTGTAGATTTATCATCTCTTCTGTTTTATGTTGAATCCTCTCAATCATGTTTGGATTGCAACGATTGTTACTGCTTTAAGTAAATCTTTTgttggttttcattttttttttttttggtttaaatgaaagaaagtttttttttttttcccttcatgAACAAAATTTTAGTGTTTTGTACATAATTATGGACTTGTGTACTGTATCAGGCTTGGGTGTCCTACAGGGAATCAAGCTGGATTAGTGGAATTATATGGATAATTCTCCTTGTGTGTCTTGGCAGGTAAGTATTCTATGTTTCTAAATACGGATTCCAAGCTTAAATTGATTTGTGTACTGTTTGCAGTTTGATACATAATTCTTGCGTTAATCTGGATTTTCACTTCTGAGTTGTGTTTGTATCTTACGAATTTCGTTGGGCTAATTCTAATTGCTTAAGCCTTTGAGATTAATGATGTTTCGTTGTATaccaattataatattaatgcTGTTGTTTCATTAGTAACGGGAAATAGATTTCTGTCATTCTCTGCAGTTCTATTTGTTTGTGTCTTTGTTTTTCCTCCCACTACAATTTTTCACCAAGAAATTGTATTTATGCGTTGGTTATTTAGTCAGATTCATGTAATATTAGTCATAGTTATGATTGATTTGACTGAGATGCAATCATCATGTATTAGTTGTTGGTAATTTAGTCTTATATAACACTCCATCGGTCACCATGTGATTAATAGGAGTGGACCTGCTAACATGATGTCTTTGATGCAACTCATCTCTTACTTCTTAATAATGTTGTACATATGAAGTTGTTTTGGCAGCTATTGTTAGCCATGAATATAGAAATAGCTTTTGGTATTATTTGTGTCATTATGAATTTCAACTCGCATGATCATTTGATCTTTTCTTTTGCAGCATTACCACCTGTGCTtacattttcattcaatttttcaagttGTCACCTGAAGAGTCTTTACAAGAGCCCATGTACCATGTTCTGTTGTGGAATGCAATAAAGTATGTACAAAGACCTTAAGATATACTATATGCATAGTTTTGCTCCGGTAACTAAAGAAATtgacagataaaaaataattaatacaagTGTTTCTTCAAAAGCTCTATTGAATTAATCCTGAAGCTTTGCAGTGTTTTGCTGAGTCAGTTCcttataataatgatttatagaTGGATTGATGAAGTTATGGAATTGTATCTACATTAAGGCCTATGCCTCTTTGTTAGTCTTTTTTATTGTTCTTCCTTCTCTAGCTTAGTTACACTTGTAAGAATTTTTGTTGTCTAGCAATAGCATGGAACATAAAAGGAAGAACTCTCCTGTTGTGGCTGCCAAAATCCTTTTTGGTTCTTTGGGTTTAGTGATGTTGGGAACCCTGGTTTACACTATATTGACTTATGGTTCTCCTTTTCGCACAGAGCTCTTTACTCCGTAAGTCTTTTCCTcccatttatttgtttttactttggTGAGGAAAGAAGTAATGTTGATTCTTAAGCTAAGGGCGATTGAATTAACTAATTAGTATGTGTTTGTTGTACTGAtgttgtaaatttttttaatttttctagatCGGTTCTTATTatcattttccttctttttatttGGTAGTCCTCATCTGTTATATGCTATTACATGAATAGTCtgtaattttttagatttagaaaaataaaaataatattttagggaATGCTAAAACTAATTTTGATGTGCGTGATTCATATATTAGGGACTGTTAATCTCTGTATTCTAGTGTTTTGTAGTAAAGATTGATCTAACTGAAGCATAGCATGTGGGAGGTTGTCTTATGGGTTCTAGGACTTTTTCTTTGTTGATATTCCATATATGCCTAAAGAATTTATAGCCATAAGATGTTTTTCAGGGAAGGATAGAAGTGGCTTTTTTATCAGATATCTACAAACCATGAGGGTAGAAAATTCAATGTGCTTGAAGCTATGAGCTGTTGATCAGAACATTCAATGTCTGCATAATTTGGCTGCCTAATAATAACAGTGGATCACTTACCAACAATGTAGTGCACAGTTGTGCTCGTGATTATCAAAGCATGGcatctaatatataaataattttgactaCAATCTGTCTTTAATTTCCCAGTATCATGTTGGTGATTCTTTTAATCTGCTGGTACATGTTTGTTTTGTCCTGTTCACATAATATCTAGTTTCACATTCTGTGAGTTTGTTAAATTGTCTGCAGGTGGATGTCAGCAACACTAATTGACTTCTATATCAATGTTGTGGCTCTGTCGGTATGTTTCAAATCCTTAATTTTTGCAGTCCTGCTTAGAAGTTAAATTTGGGAAACAACTAATTAGTAATCATGAAGAACTTTGAAGTGGTCGATAACATGTGTTATAAGTGTGACAAACTTTAGAATTATAGTTCTAAAATTAAGTGATTCACAGTGGAGAAATTTGTCTGAATGCTTTGAAGTGCTGTATGTTGAAATTTAGTTTGTACAAAGTAtgcatgagaagaaagaaatgattattttgcatttt
This is a stretch of genomic DNA from Mangifera indica cultivar Alphonso chromosome 11, CATAS_Mindica_2.1, whole genome shotgun sequence. It encodes these proteins:
- the LOC123229360 gene encoding polyadenylate-binding protein 5-like; the protein is MATAGVTAAGTTAVTAPAFGNVSLYVGDLEENVNEGQLYDLFNQVPQLVSVKVCRDQNKRTSLGYAYVNYANPQDAANAKDTLNFTPINGKPIRIMYSHRDPSIRKSGYANIFIKNLDVSIDNKALQDTFAAFGNVLSCKVAVDSTGQSKGYGFVQYENEEAAKNAIQLLNGMLLNDKKVYVGLFVRRQEREQKSVPPKFTNVYVNNLSEMTTDEDLKKVFGHYGTITSALVMKDSNGKSRCFGFVNFQTADSAAAAVEKLNGTADGDKVWYVGRAQKRSEREAELKAKFEQERISRYEKLRAANLYLKNLDDSINDEKLKELFSEYGTIRSCKVLLDLNGKSKGSGFVAFSSPEEATRALNEMHGKMIGRKPLYVAVAQRKDERKAWMQAHFAQIQAPGAVSPLPSGIPGYHPGAPRLGPQPLYYGQGTPGLMPQPAGYSFQQQIYAGMRPGGPNYIMPYHLPRQGQPGQRMGGMRRSGNPQQMQQSQGLGYLNNERNGINPSVFSMMPMSFDASGMPMTPLETPRPGSVPISTLTSALASASPTNRMRMLGEQLYPLVESVEPVHASKVTGMLLEMDQTEVLHLIESPEALKTKVAEAMAVLQEAAARSDINDKLGSLALNE
- the LOC123229117 gene encoding uncharacterized protein LOC123229117 isoform X2, which produces MSLANVLKTLFFMLCCLMIVTLGYTISIAGLPFRKDLLTPWMVATLVDYYINVVPLAAWVSYRESSWISGIIWIILLVCLGSITTCAYIFIQFFKLSPEESLQEPMYHVLLWNAINMEHKRKNSPVVAAKILFGSLGLVMLGTLVYTILTYGSPFRTELFTPWMSATLIDFYINVVALSVWVAYKESSWFSAFLWVILLICFGSIGTCVYIVQQLWCLHSEDPVYLILLNTRNRAENWYDRTLC
- the LOC123229117 gene encoding uncharacterized protein LOC123229117 isoform X3 encodes the protein MSLANVLKTLFFMLCCLMIVTLGYTISIAGLPFRKDLLTPWMVATLVDYYINVVPLAAWVSYRESSWISGIIWIILLVCLGSITTCAYIFIQFFKLSPEESLQEPMYHVLLWNAINNSMEHKRKNSPVVAAKILFGSLGLVMLGTLVYTILTYGSPFRTELFTPWMSATLIDFYINVVALSVWVAYKESSWFSAFLWVILLICFGSIGTCVYIVQQLWCLHSEDPVYLILLNTRNRKLV
- the LOC123229117 gene encoding uncharacterized protein LOC123229117 isoform X4, which encodes MSLANVLKTLFFMLCCLMIVTLGYTISIAGLPFRKDLLTPWMVATLVDYYINVVPLAAWVSYRESSWISGIIWIILLVCLGSITTCAYIFIQFFKLSPEESLQEPMYHVLLWNAINNSMEHKRKNSPVVAAKILFGSLGLVMLGTLVYTILTYGSPFRTELFTPWMSATLIDFYINVVALSVWVAYKESSWFSAFLWVILLICFGSSCGVCILKIRFTSFC
- the LOC123229117 gene encoding uncharacterized protein LOC123229117 isoform X1, which produces MSLANVLKTLFFMLCCLMIVTLGYTISIAGLPFRKDLLTPWMVATLVDYYINVVPLAAWVSYRESSWISGIIWIILLVCLGSITTCAYIFIQFFKLSPEESLQEPMYHVLLWNAINNSMEHKRKNSPVVAAKILFGSLGLVMLGTLVYTILTYGSPFRTELFTPWMSATLIDFYINVVALSVWVAYKESSWFSAFLWVILLICFGSIGTCVYIVQQLWCLHSEDPVYLILLNTRNRAENWYDRTLC